The Aedes albopictus strain Foshan chromosome 1, AalbF5, whole genome shotgun sequence genomic interval ATTTAGTGATGCACGATAATTTTATATGACCACCAAGTTGGGTAAACTACTACACTATGAATAGGTTTTTTATTGTAATGCATtgaattaaaaaataatcacGAACAATATCATTAAAATAGCTCATTAAAACAAAACAGATGTTCAAAAAAATGTTTAGTTTCTATTACCATATatcttttttttataatttgccTTATAGTCCATTTACTTTTACGAATTAAAAATTTGAATGAAGGTGGCGTACTGACAGGTGAAaagtataatatataatataagaTTAAATCTTATATTATAGATTAACTTAATGAAATTGTTGGAGTTTTGTGAAATTGCTTGCAAACATCGACTTGCTCGTTTTCGATATAATTTTCAACGAGTTTAGGTGATTTTTAGATAAGTGTGCTACCACCACCCACTCTCACTCAGCACCCAGATAAACAAATAAGTGAAGCACGCCGCATATTCTTATTAGAATCATCTGTTATCAGTTTGCTGCGAAGCATCCTCGTAGATTCACGAATCTTTCGTAACAAGGCTCTTCCAGATTGTGAAATACTTGTCGTGTCCGTGTGTAGTTATCAAACTTTTAAACCAGTTTGTCAAGCCTACACTCGCTACCAGTATGGCAACCATAGCCCCAATTACGAAGATTTCTCCCAGGTTGATTCGCGTTCTGGGCTGTAATCCGGGACCTATGACCCTGCAGGGTACCAACACCTACATCATCGGCACCGGAAAACGGTAAGCGATAAAAGCATAATTCGAATCTACATGACATGCACAATTTTACACATTGAATATGCTTTCTGTAGACGCATTCTTTTGGACGCCAGCGACGAGAATGTCCCCGAATACATTGGACACCTGAAGAAGGTGATATCCGATGAGCGCATTTTGATAAATGATATCATCGTGTCCCATTGGCACCACGATCACATCGGAGGTGTGGATGAGGTTCTAGATGTAATCGAGAATAAAGGTAGGCGTTCAACAATTAGATAAAGGCATGACGGTATACAAATCTCACATTGGTATCTTTTAAGAGATACCTACTAGGTaataacatgaatattttttcccGCGTTATCCTTGACCCGATAAAAAGTGTAAACTAACTGGTTatcgttttcaataaaaattacaattacaatttataGATTCTTGTAAGGTTTGGAAGTATCCCAGATCGGATGCCCCAGAAACGACCTTACGAAATGCAAACATTCACCATCTAGAGCATGGGCAAAAGTTCAGTATCGAAGGAGCTACACTGGAAGTGATTCACACCCCTGGCCATACCACGGATCATGTTGTACTGGTATTGCATGAAGACAACTCGCTCTTCAGCGCGGACTGTATCCTAGGCGAAGGAACCACGGTCTTCGAGGATCTGTACGAGTACATGAAGAGCTTGCAAGTGATTCAGGATGCGAAACCGTCGGTCATCTATCCTGGTCATGGAAACATTATTCTGGTGAGTTCACTCATTAGGCGTCATCAACTAGTTATACTAGTTGTAACTCACTAATCACCCTTTCTAGGATCCGGTGGAGCGCATCGCCCAGTACATCAGTCATCGCAACCAGCGAGAGGCGCAAATCATGGCGGTATTTCAGCAACAGCCCACCACTTTGTTCGATGAGATGGACCTCGTTAGGGAGATCTACAAGGACACCCCGGAACACCTGTGGAAAGCAGCGGCCTACAATGTTAGCCATCATTTGCAAAAGTTGCACAAGGAAAAGAGAATCAGCCTCGATGGAGACCGATGGAAGCTGGTGCCGCAGGCGTCGCTTTAATGTTGAGTTGTCTTCAACTAATTAAGAGGGTGATGGATTGATATTTGTAGGAAGTAGGTAACTGAATGATaggaaataaaaatttaaaattgacatTTCGGGGATTCACTGAACAGCGTAGACtgattatatttttttatctgtattaacgagattcttagcacttggctagttcatctcgggacccacgctttacttcccttccgaaggaagaactcacatttttattgtgagtttgttggtagtgggaatcgatcccaggtcctcggcgtgatagtaacgtgctttaaccatcacaccaggtccgctccactagattattataatagttatttatgcttGTCCGTATCATAAATTTGACAGTCCTcagttaagctgctagtacacagggtcaaatatttgtacaaaaagaaaccaatgctcaaacatcttgtttgactcgatcgaattttcattacagggctgttacaaaaatgtcaatttgaaaaccgcaaaatccgcgccaagctttttgaaatccgcgccgagttcatcaaatccgcgccagtgcaAAAACATATGATTTTGTTGTCTCAAACTCATAAAaagccagattttttttaactattcgtgACTTTCGTTGCACTCCAGATGAAGATCATTTCtaatgttaaggacaaacgtcttgaaatcccgcttcaacagtgcataagaatttcaggcgcacaaatctcaaaaagcaagcttcaaacaacactgcatttttgattttgttcttGCGCACTTGTATCAAGCTTAAAACAAGATCAGGGGCGCTGGTTTTTTTACGAAGAATTTAAAAACGTTTCAAAcagactagtttttttttttaattggaataaGCATGGATCAATAGTTATGATTGCTTATCAATCAGGGTGACTACTATTTTTGTAGGAGTCCTGAAATAAAATCTGTAGTAAGTCCCAAAAGATCGTTCGAGAGAACTGCAAGAACagtgtcaattttttttttttttttttgaaaaaatcatggatTATTTTTTATAGTAACTTATTTTGTGAAGTTTACGTATTTTTTGGATAATtctagtttttaacaaaaaaaaatcaattcgacAGAAGTTCCACAAGTAACTGATTCAATTTCGTAAATTCTGTTATTCTGAAACGCAATGAATCAAGAAAATCctgcatgttaaaaaaaatcgctagaaatttcttatgaataaTATTTAATTCTAACCAGAGTTATTTCCAATTGTTTCatagaattctcgaagaatgcaatcataaaaatcttcaggacgtcgattttcagcaatttcaaaaatttcaggacATACTGTGTCAGAAAACCAATCAGATTGATTTCTCACTATACACACAGTCAACAAAACCAATGATTTTATTTACGAGATTCTATTAAATTTTactacaaaattcaaccaaatgtttaTTCAAAATTTCCAGTAGACGGCACAAAAAAGCAGCTATCAGAATCACCAAGAAACCGtaacaattatttcagaaatcttgcCAAGCTTCAGTGTTTTTTTCGAACCTCATCACTCTATAAGTTCcgtccaaaatttcagccaaaatcagaaatgacttcaagaggttgactaagaaattcagaagaggatCTTCTCTGTTTTCATAAATTGAGTGTTCAATGTAGTGCAACCTATCTAGCACTCCAAGCTAGGGACTATTAAAATCATTTTTACCCAATCACAAAAACCATAACTCCAAtttgaaaatgttctttatttttttctgattgtGTAGAGCTTCTTGTCTAAAAATGTTATgcaagtgcatttgaaaaccatttccgcaaaatccgcgccgaaattagcaaaaacgcgcgaaatccgcgcgaaacgcaaaaaccgcggaaaacgcaaaatccgcgccacctgtaacagccctgtcattagtgtcaaactgatgttgtttcttgagttctttccttgtcaaatatttgaccctgtgtactactggccttactcTGGGATTTTTTCCTCAACCGATTGTTCGGTTCAAGTTCCTGGTGCTCGGTTGGAGTAATCTATATGTTGAATTCcaaccaaaattttccaaggggaaggggggggggtggtgatTGGGGTGTTGACATAAGAGATCGACATTTGGCCTGATTGCTACAAAAAATCGTTGTCAATGCCTAATGGCTTGCCAACAAACTGATTTTGCACATTTCACATcacttagggtctgttccaattgacgaattaaaattaattttcacttaaatttgacagttcgacactcaaacttgacagttcttctaaggaaataactatcgaactgtcaagttttagtgaaaattatttttaattcacCAATTGGAACAAACccttaatgagccattttacgagacgtttcggatcagctgatcgctcatttcatgaatgaaaatttgacaggagggtgcgcccaagcccgtgagtgttaatatcaatatcaacactggtTGTCGTTTCGCAAAAATTCCGTTATGGACTATTTTGCACATTAGACTGTCCTCGTAAAAAaaatgattctctgattctcaagcctacccacatattttgattggcatccaaaaagaagtaactggtcaaaattttagccaaatccattaaaattaagaggtgcatatCTTGGTGCATGTTGTGGACAGAAAACTTATCAGTCGAACGCCTTATGTTAATATACAGTTAATGTATCTTATGTCGTCGCTAGTCGTCTTTTGctcctctgtgttcatctcttgtatccCTATGAAGTCTGAATTATCCTTATGTCCACCGTATCATAACATAGTTTATATTACATTCAAATTACTAAAGTTTTCCATGTTTCTAGATCCTGACAAAAGAACAAGATTAAGTTTTAATTCTGATCACACCATTGTTTAAAGCAACATAACTCCTGCTCTTTTGCTTTTATTGTCATAATATCGTCTAAGTAAGGTCGTAAGGCAAGGTCGGTTAGTTGGTTATTGTATTAGAAATTAAAACTAATACAGATCATTCATCAACTATGGTGTACTCATCCCTAACGGAATTTATAAAAATGAGAAATTAACTCATTTTAAAATAATGATTTTCTTCATAATCTTCTAATAGCAGTTAATTTGAATGTTAACATAAAAGCTTCAACTGTAAGCAAACTTGTCTTATTTTTATAATGCCAACTACATTGAAAACGTCAACGTATAGAACCTGTCACGATGTCAATCTAGTCAAGTAGTGAGCCATTTCTGTCGAATTTAGTCAAGTCGCGACGTTCCGGCGTCAAAAATTCGTCTTACACGTGACCAGTGAATCTATTTGATGGTTAATCACACGTTGGAAGCAGAATAGTTATGTTCTTACCTTAggtgttttttattatttttactcACGATTCCTCTTCATTCGATTCCGCTGTTTATGATGCATGGTGTTTTGCCTTCGGACGTGGTGATAGAAATACTCGGAGTATTTATTTTGCTCATGCAAAAGGAAGGGAAAAGAAAAGAAAGAAAGGAAAGGATATGATTAGTAGTTGTTATTCAGTACAATAGTTTGAGAGGCTGTGGTGATACACTGGATTCAGTTTCTATATGGCTGGTCGATTCGCAAgatgaaaatataaaacaatCCAGTGTATTCACTCAATGGCTATTCAGAATGGTTCCACGGACATGGATAGCAAATCATTAAATATTGTAACATATCGGATGTGTTTTTAAAATGGTTCGTTTATATAATGTACCCTTTCCATAAAGTACGAAAACACGCGATCGCGAGATAATGAGAgaagtagctgaacaacagtttcttaagctaaagtttgcttaagagttgtttaTTCCActcttatggctagtttccacttgataagtactgtgtaaaaggataggataagtaatgctcacgtaaaacttctgcaatcaaaattacttaagcgttcgcagttgataagtaattcgcagccagaaagctatttgccaacagatggcactgtcgtgcgatgctgtcagtcatgttgttgattttccgtacggaataatatgtcgatgtattattccgtgagtaaaagggacattttctctttctttgtgtttcttctttcgcgcctgcgcgttcacagtgtgcattagtatttagccgtgtcgctctataatgtgtactccgtcgtccctcagcatggctgcatcagaacacaagattgaatttcttgaggttgaataatttgccgttacgtagtttaaaaatttataaagacaccccaaaactgaattgtttataaatagttcgacagTTTAAAAAAGGAAATAGCATATGAGTTTAGttgatgaggagacaatgattctaaaaactgttgcatcataatcatttcatttcgtttgttgaataaaatgttctatggtgtactagaaccatgagaagtaaagactgtattcgatgaaattcggacacagaaaataatgtatagcttctgattgcgttcacaaaatcaaatatttttttgatcaggaataatatataatgtgtagctaataccataacaatgacaacaaattcagtttgataTTGgtgcagatattgttaatatcataaaataagattctagcaaattttttcatccgttttaaaaattgtgtaggctataattttgatgtaactcgtcaagacgtctgaaaatttgactcgaagttcttaacagagtatcaataaactggtaaaaaaaatctcaaaatcggttcaattcaatacgtttttctagtattcaaaattcaaattaaatgttacagggagcggacctggtgtgatggttaaagcgcatgcctatcacgccgaggacctgggatcgaatctcactctcgacaaactccttcggaagggaagtaaagcgtgggtcccgagatgaactagcccagggctaaaaatctcgttaatacagataaaaaaaaatcaaatcaaatttaggtactttttaatcattttattccgtgtgtactattttgtttgtacaactgtcatgactgttccgatttttattaacatttgaatttgtaaatccattataaaaactgttcttagccaaattgcttgaaaacttttcaagttataactgtttgaatgtcacgatacaaaaaaaaaaacatttttgcttattgtgactttgtgccacatatacggctataactttattacggctagatcaaattgaatgaaatttttacacaatatttctacatgtatactttacatacagaacagattgaaatcggttcagtagttttggatctagagctataacagtgaagaagtgatattttttaaaacattcgtttgctcaaacttctcaaatggcaaaattcttgtttcaacgatatctgcaccaatattcaaccgagtttgatgaaatttgtatggtattagctttacgtaatacactattcctggtaaaaaattagtcatttaccattttattaggacatctttctgaattccaggaattcgttccgagatccctacgagaattgctctgagattcccacagaatttctgcttgggattcctccagaaattccttcctatatctctctagaaataaattcaggattgctccaggagttctttctgggataccaaagggagttccctcagagattcttccagcaatttgtttaggatttgttcagaacttccaggagttctctcaagGATTGCttctgtaactccatacgggattccttcagagattccttcatggaattctctagaaattccttcatggaattctctagagattcctccagaagattcctatgaaattattctagaagttcttcacgacttttttttaggatttc includes:
- the LOC109431455 gene encoding beta-lactamase-like protein 2 homolog; amino-acid sequence: MATIAPITKISPRLIRVLGCNPGPMTLQGTNTYIIGTGKRRILLDASDENVPEYIGHLKKVISDERILINDIIVSHWHHDHIGGVDEVLDVIENKDSCKVWKYPRSDAPETTLRNANIHHLEHGQKFSIEGATLEVIHTPGHTTDHVVLVLHEDNSLFSADCILGEGTTVFEDLYEYMKSLQVIQDAKPSVIYPGHGNIILDPVERIAQYISHRNQREAQIMAVFQQQPTTLFDEMDLVREIYKDTPEHLWKAAAYNVSHHLQKLHKEKRISLDGDRWKLVPQASL